Proteins from a genomic interval of Rhodothermales bacterium:
- a CDS encoding alpha/beta fold hydrolase: MIPESLRRAISLALRALASVSERAAAAVAFRLFVTPIGARRTLIEGRRLERAQATLDQARREEMDGLAVWVWESGDEPLTVVLVHGWTSRALYMTGFVQPLREAGLRVVALDFPGHGESDGTTLTFDRAGSAVVQLADRFGPTVLVGHSFGASMSVLAAAGAPTLEPARNVVGLVLVAGANELKDVSGRFCQLFGLPAGVKTRIDRRLEEIGGDRIERFTSANGIRDAAVPTLLLHDPEDAIVPVSDAEAIARETHARLVHTSKLGHNRILYSPVVFREIVQFVEREIQAVEAV, encoded by the coding sequence GTGATCCCGGAATCGCTTCGCAGGGCCATTTCGCTTGCGCTGCGCGCGCTGGCCTCCGTCTCCGAGCGCGCGGCCGCCGCTGTCGCTTTTCGGCTGTTCGTCACGCCCATCGGTGCCCGACGCACCCTCATCGAGGGCCGGCGCCTGGAGCGCGCCCAGGCCACCCTTGACCAGGCTCGCCGGGAGGAGATGGACGGCCTCGCCGTGTGGGTCTGGGAGTCCGGCGATGAACCGCTTACGGTCGTACTCGTGCATGGATGGACGTCCCGGGCCCTGTACATGACCGGGTTTGTGCAGCCCCTTCGGGAGGCCGGCCTGCGCGTAGTTGCGCTGGACTTTCCGGGGCATGGCGAGTCGGACGGGACTACGCTGACCTTCGACCGGGCCGGCTCCGCGGTCGTGCAACTGGCCGACCGTTTCGGTCCGACAGTTCTTGTGGGGCACTCATTCGGCGCATCCATGAGCGTGCTTGCGGCCGCCGGCGCGCCCACGCTTGAGCCGGCCCGCAACGTTGTAGGACTTGTTCTGGTGGCCGGCGCCAATGAACTCAAGGATGTCAGCGGCCGATTCTGTCAGTTGTTCGGGCTGCCTGCCGGCGTCAAGACGCGCATTGATCGGCGCCTCGAGGAGATCGGCGGAGACCGCATTGAGCGCTTTACGTCTGCCAACGGCATCCGGGACGCAGCCGTACCCACCCTGCTTCTGCACGATCCCGAGGATGCGATAGTGCCCGTGAGCGACGCGGAGGCCATCGCCCGCGAAACCCACGCCCGCCTGGTGCACACCTCGAAACTGGGGCACAACCGCATTCTCTACAGTCCCGTGGTATTCCGGGAGATCGTACAGTTTGTTGAGAGGGAGATTCAGGCGGTTGAAGCGGTGTAG
- a CDS encoding AarF/ABC1/UbiB kinase family protein gives MADQEFPSTKLKRGAIAAKAGLKVGANYARFMARSAVGAGGEQARRDMHRQNAQDMFKELSKLRGTALKFAQGMSMDPGLIPAEFIEVMSQAQYSVPPMNAALVRRLVRKALGAPVEELYASFEPNAVAAASIGQVHRATLHDGRVVAVKVQYPNVRETIDADLTIARGIASRVAKGNVDPFIEEIRDMMLLETDYLQEGRNIEFFAEQYNDDEVVTPRWIPDLSSQSVLTMTFVEGRHIKPFLEANPSRERRNHFGQLLFDFSHRQVASGLNTIHADFHPGNFLFQDDGRLGVIDFGCVKTLPDAFMHDFLRVFRAQLEGDEDLLRTLYFRLDILNPNHDQELQDKIFAFFLKMGELIVAPYREGSFDFGRTEFAEQVKAIGTEAMQFREREVIGSPHFVFVNRVVFGLLSMLSKLGAVVETQRGYGLVNQAIDRLEAEAA, from the coding sequence ATGGCTGATCAGGAATTCCCTTCGACCAAGCTCAAACGGGGTGCGATTGCGGCGAAGGCAGGCCTGAAGGTTGGGGCCAATTACGCCCGCTTCATGGCTCGTTCTGCAGTCGGGGCCGGTGGCGAACAGGCCCGCCGGGACATGCACCGGCAGAATGCGCAGGACATGTTCAAGGAGCTGTCGAAGCTGCGTGGCACCGCGCTCAAGTTTGCGCAGGGCATGAGCATGGACCCCGGCCTGATTCCGGCCGAGTTCATCGAAGTCATGAGCCAGGCGCAGTACTCGGTGCCGCCCATGAACGCCGCACTGGTCCGTCGGCTCGTGCGCAAGGCACTCGGCGCTCCGGTTGAGGAACTGTACGCATCCTTCGAGCCGAATGCGGTGGCCGCCGCAAGCATCGGGCAGGTCCACCGCGCCACGCTTCATGACGGCCGCGTGGTAGCCGTCAAGGTGCAGTACCCCAATGTGCGCGAAACCATTGACGCCGATCTCACCATCGCACGCGGGATTGCGTCCAGAGTCGCCAAAGGCAACGTGGACCCCTTCATCGAAGAGATCCGGGACATGATGCTGCTGGAAACGGATTACCTGCAGGAGGGGCGCAACATCGAGTTCTTCGCGGAGCAGTACAATGATGACGAGGTTGTCACGCCGCGATGGATTCCCGATCTGAGTTCGCAATCCGTGCTCACGATGACCTTCGTGGAAGGCCGGCACATCAAGCCGTTTCTGGAGGCGAACCCCTCCCGGGAACGCCGGAATCATTTTGGCCAACTGCTGTTCGATTTCTCGCATCGTCAGGTGGCCTCGGGACTGAACACCATCCACGCGGACTTCCATCCCGGCAACTTCCTGTTCCAGGACGATGGGCGGCTGGGTGTCATCGACTTCGGCTGCGTGAAAACCCTGCCGGATGCGTTCATGCACGATTTCCTCCGGGTCTTCCGCGCGCAGCTGGAGGGTGACGAGGACCTGCTGCGAACGCTGTACTTCAGGCTCGACATCCTGAATCCGAATCACGACCAGGAGCTGCAGGACAAGATCTTCGCCTTCTTCCTGAAGATGGGAGAACTCATCGTCGCCCCGTATCGAGAGGGCTCGTTTGACTTCGGCCGAACCGAATTTGCCGAGCAGGTCAAGGCGATCGGGACCGAAGCCATGCAGTTCCGGGAACGGGAAGTGATCGGCAGTCCGCACTTTGTATTTGTGAATCGCGTCGTATTCGGATTGCTCAGTATGCTGAGCAAACTGGGAGCTGTGGTGGAGACGCAGCGCGGCTATGGCCTTGTCAACCAGGCCATCGACCGCCTGGAAGCGGAAGCCGCGTGA